A genomic window from Sphingobacterium spiritivorum includes:
- a CDS encoding BtrH N-terminal domain-containing protein, producing MILPIKPFDGQHCETTATGTLLRQLDIDLSEPLLFGLGEGLGFIFWNMKSMTFPFIGGRIKTDLLTQNIAENLKLELTVRETASVQKAWHKVKECLDSGKVVGLKMDCFHLQYFSRSFHFAGHYAAIYGYDDENAYLVDTRQQGGRVKTSLKSLELARAEKGPMSSRNLYYTLQKTDHKLDMKTAITAAIRNNAADYLNPPITNIGYKGILKTSTEIVKWFKTSKDIQNEFKTSAMMMEKAGTGGALFRNLYRDFLKESYNLLKIEKLNTGYESFSEIAELWTSISQLFDKVSETADLSYILKASAILKIIADKEKKTMELLLTV from the coding sequence ATGATACTGCCGATCAAACCGTTTGACGGACAACACTGTGAAACGACTGCAACGGGAACGTTGTTGAGACAGCTTGATATTGATCTGTCTGAACCTCTTCTTTTTGGTCTGGGAGAAGGATTGGGGTTTATATTCTGGAATATGAAATCCATGACATTTCCCTTTATTGGAGGGCGTATTAAAACAGACCTCTTAACTCAAAACATTGCAGAAAATCTGAAACTTGAACTAACGGTCAGGGAGACAGCATCCGTTCAAAAAGCCTGGCATAAGGTCAAAGAGTGTTTAGATAGCGGAAAAGTTGTTGGTTTAAAAATGGACTGTTTTCATTTGCAGTATTTTTCACGTTCCTTTCATTTTGCAGGACACTATGCCGCTATTTACGGTTATGATGATGAAAATGCGTATCTGGTTGATACTCGACAGCAGGGCGGGCGCGTAAAAACGAGTTTAAAAAGTCTGGAATTGGCAAGAGCAGAGAAAGGACCGATGTCTTCCAGAAATTTGTATTACACGTTACAGAAAACAGATCATAAACTGGATATGAAAACTGCAATTACAGCAGCCATCCGCAATAACGCTGCAGATTATCTGAATCCGCCTATTACAAATATCGGTTACAAAGGAATTTTAAAAACAAGCACAGAAATAGTCAAATGGTTCAAGACCAGTAAAGACATTCAAAATGAATTTAAGACATCTGCTATGATGATGGAGAAAGCCGGGACAGGAGGGGCTTTGTTCCGGAACTTATACAGAGATTTTTTAAAGGAAAGTTACAACCTGCTAAAAATTGAAAAACTAAATACAGGCTACGAATCCTTTTCAGAGATTGCAGAACTATGGACTTCGATTTCACAATTGTTTGATAAAGTGAGCGAGACAGCAGACTTAAGCTACATACTTAAGGCATCAGCAATTTTGAAAATAATAGCAGACAAAGAAAAAAAGACTATGGAACTATTGCTGACTGTATAA
- a CDS encoding GNAT family N-acetyltransferase, whose protein sequence is MKDNKKYIFTSDRLGFRNWDLADIDKLYKINTDRKVMEFFPDVSTKEQTTEFVHRMKRQFEDKAFCYFAVEKLEDTAFIGFIGLSEQTYTADFTPCVDIGWRISSTEWNKGYATEGAKRCLDYARNVLKLQEVYAVAPKINLKSEHIMKKIGLKKQYEFEHPLLTNNERLRTCVLYKTEK, encoded by the coding sequence ATGAAAGACAATAAAAAATACATATTTACATCTGACCGGCTTGGATTTAGAAACTGGGATCTGGCCGATATAGACAAATTGTATAAAATAAATACAGATAGAAAAGTAATGGAGTTTTTTCCGGATGTTTCTACAAAAGAACAGACAACAGAATTTGTCCATAGAATGAAACGTCAGTTTGAGGACAAAGCATTTTGTTATTTTGCCGTTGAAAAGCTTGAAGACACAGCATTTATTGGCTTCATCGGACTTTCTGAACAGACATATACAGCAGATTTTACACCTTGTGTTGACATCGGCTGGAGAATCAGTAGTACCGAATGGAATAAAGGTTATGCGACAGAAGGAGCGAAAAGGTGTCTGGATTATGCCCGGAATGTACTAAAGCTTCAGGAAGTATATGCAGTTGCACCAAAAATAAATCTGAAGTCTGAACATATTATGAAAAAAATAGGACTGAAAAAGCAATATGAATTTGAACATCCTTTACTGACAAATAACGAACGCCTCAGAACTTGTGTATTGTATAAAACTGAAAAATAA
- a CDS encoding MBL fold metallo-hydrolase: MKILELILLLSLFSSQVFAQKTQEALLIESFVDTHTDDKGKFSHQLRSVLENHDIKTFKNFERVLDSLNSTFTIKNSEKGDYELFTLANGFDHWSYILKNKVIINQSEMTFDFFYEIHNLPNGEYLLIKRSDDMSFSCSEAIIYNGNIKYDYSDISANGSDGKKVLSVCSWTNVDESYPGKIDTEAGREIAEGGLKSYKPIEIEFDPKKQLIFYSFHRMKDGRKITRKAKYRNSDFKIKSYDARSFEE; this comes from the coding sequence ATGAAAATCCTTGAATTAATTTTACTGTTGTCGCTATTCAGTAGTCAGGTTTTTGCGCAAAAAACTCAGGAAGCTCTTCTGATTGAATCTTTTGTTGATACACATACGGATGATAAGGGGAAATTTTCGCATCAACTCCGGTCTGTACTGGAAAATCATGATATAAAGACATTCAAAAATTTTGAAAGAGTTTTAGACAGTCTAAATTCAACGTTTACAATAAAGAATTCTGAAAAAGGGGATTATGAATTATTTACTTTAGCAAATGGATTTGATCATTGGAGTTATATTCTTAAAAATAAGGTGATCATAAATCAGTCAGAAATGACTTTTGATTTTTTTTATGAAATTCACAATCTGCCAAATGGGGAATATCTGCTTATAAAAAGAAGCGATGATATGTCTTTCTCCTGTTCTGAGGCCATTATTTATAATGGCAATATAAAATATGACTATTCTGATATCTCTGCTAATGGGTCGGATGGAAAGAAAGTATTATCCGTTTGCAGCTGGACAAATGTTGATGAGAGCTATCCGGGTAAAATTGATACAGAAGCAGGGCGTGAAATTGCCGAAGGCGGATTAAAAAGCTATAAACCCATAGAAATTGAATTTGATCCGAAAAAACAGCTTATTTTTTACTCTTTTCACCGAATGAAAGACGGACGAAAAATAACAAGAAAGGCAAAATACAGGAATTCTGATTTTAAAATCAAAAGTTATGATGCGAGATCATTCGAAGAATAA